From Thalassotalea psychrophila:
CTGAGCCGCCGCCTTTAGCAGCAATCATCACTTCAATTTCATTACCGGCAACTAAATCTATATGTACTACCGCTGGCGTATTGTCTTTAGTGTTAATACGTTTTCCAGCAGGATCTTTAACAATAGAAGCACGCAAAGGATTATCAGGGTTTAAGTATGCACGACGCGTACCTTCATCAACCATTTGTTGTACGGTTAAATCGGTATTATCCCATTTAACGCCCATTCCCACTTTAACAAAACATGTCACTATACCTGTATCTTGACAGATAGGTCGCTTGCCTTCGGCAGACATGCGAGAATTAATTAAGATTTGTGCGATTGCATCTTTTGCAGCAGTGCTCTGCTCTTTATTGTAAGCTTTTTCAAGGGCTTGGATGAAATCTAAAGGATGATAAAAAGAGATATATTGTAGAGCATCTTCAATGCTATCAATAAAATCCTGTTGCTTAATAACAGTCATATTATTCTCGTTGTTATGTAATGTAACGGTGTGTAAAAGTATACATATAATACAACAGGCAAATATCTTCAACAACTAGACATTTCGCTATATTCATAATATTTTTTTGCTACAATAGCGCCAACAATCGCTATACTGACACCATTGTGTATGTTTGCCTGCAATTAGGAATTAAAACCAAGTAATGAATGACAAAACTTCTTCTCCTCCCTATTTTACTTGTGAGTTAACGGCTGCAAAAAATTTAACACCTGAACAGCTATTTTCTGCTTGGTCAAATGAGAATTGGGCTTTTTGGCTAGACTCTGGCAATAGTGATCATGTCGACTGTTGCTATGACATCATGGTATTTGATCCGGTTGTAACCTTAAAAACTTCGATTAATTCAACACGCATTCATTGGTTAAAAATAAACGAGTTAGAAGTTTCTACTGACGACCCTTTATTATTAGTTAAACAAACGCTACAAAAAGTATTCCCTTCAGATATTAAAGAACAGGAAAATATTCCATTTTGTGGTGGTGCTGTTGGCTACTTTAGTTACGATTTAGGCCGTCGTTTTGAAGAAATCCCTGCTACAAGCTCTATTGATATTACTATGCCAGAAATGGCGGTAGGTATTTATAAGTCGGCAATTATTTATAATCGAACTACACAACAGTTTTGTTTAGTTAGCTTTGATGACAACTTAAAATATTTAACAGAGCAGATAGAAAACAAGCTGAGTAAAGCGATGTCAAAGTCAGCGCCATTTGAGCTTGCCACTGATTGGCGTTCAAATATGACTAAACAGCAATATTCCGATAAGTTTTTTAAAGTACAAGATTATTTATTATCTGGCGATTGTTACCAAATTAACTTAGCGCAACGCTTTAGTGCAATGTATCAAGGTGATGAGTTTAACGCCTATAAAAAATTAAGACATAGTAATAACGCCCCTTTTTCTGCCTTTTTGCGTATCGAAGATGGTGTCATTTTAAGTGTCTCTCCAGAGCGGTTCTTACAGCTTAAGCATCAAAAAGTACAATCTAAACCAATAAAAGGTACTCGACCTCGCTCAACTATTAGTGAATTTGACAGGGAACATGCAATAGATCTGCAAAACTCAGCCAAAGATCGTGCAGAAAACCTGATGATAGTAGATCTATTAAGAAATGATTTATCAAAAGTATGCCGTGCAGGTACGGTAACCGTTCCTTCGCTGTTTGCTATTGAAAGCTTTCCTGCCGTGCATCATTTAGTCAGCACTGTTGAAGGCATGTTAGCGCAAGGGTTTGATGGCACCGATTTATTGCGAGGTGCGTTTCCTGGGGGTTCTATCACGGGTGCTCCTAAAATTAGAGCCATGGAAATTATTGAAGGGCTTGAACCTCACCGCCGTAGTGTTTATTGTGGCTCTGTAGGTTACCTTTCTGCCTGTGGAAAAATGGATACCAGCATAACTATCAGAACATTAATATGTGAAAATGAAAAAATTCATTGCTGGGCTGGAGGCGGCTTAGTCGCTGACTCAAATGTCGACAGTGAATACCAAGAAACTTTTGATAAAGTTAATAAAATACTACCTATACTAAAATAACAATAAGCGGTGTAATTGATAATTATAAAGCTATACAAAAACGGATTTGGCAAATGGATAAGCAGCAGTTTTTACAACGTTTTTCCTTCCATCACTTAGGTGATATTGAAAGTGGCTACCATCATGCAGGTAACCTTAAACATGCCAGTGTATTAATACCTTTGGTTCAAACTGAACAAGGTATAGAGGTTATATTAACGAAAAGAGCTCAACACTTAAAACATCACCCAGGGCAAATAAGCTTTCCGGGCGGTAAAGTTGAAGCAACAGACATTGATTTAACCGATACCGCATTACGTGAAGCTGAAGAAGAGATTGGTTTAAACCGCAAAGATGTCGCTATAGTTGGCCAGCTAAAGGACTATCACACCATAACAGGGTTTAAAATTACCCCAATTATTGGTTTCATTCCAGGTGATTACCCATTTAATATTGACCCAAATGAAGTCGAAGAAGTATTTAGTGTACCTTTCCCACATTTTATTAATGAAAAAAACCACCTAACCTACCAGCTTAAACGCCAAGGAATTGAGCATAATATCTATTTTATGCCATATTTAAACTACAATATTTGGGGTGCTACGGCGGCAATTTTAAAAGATCTCGTTGGCCATCTAAAATAATTCACTTTAAAAATTGAGATTAGTTCCACTTTTAAGTTAAAATCCGAACATAATTTCAGTTAAGCGAAAAATATCGCTCAATAATTCAGGTTTTATTATGATCAGTGTATTTGATATGTTCTCTATTGGTATCGGACCTTCTAGTTCTCATACTGTTGGACCAATGAGAGCGGCGAACCGTTTTATCGATTCATTAAAGCAAGAAAGCGTATTTAATGATGTAAATCGTATAAAAGTAGAGCTATTTGGCTCTCTTGGACAAACCGGTATTGGCCACGGTACGGGTAAAGCCGTAATACTTGGTTTACATGGTGAAGCGCCAGAGTCTGTTGCAGTAGAAAAAATAGATAGCATACTAGAAAATACTGTTGCTACAGAGCAAATTATCTTAAACAATGAAACTAGTATTTCGTTTCCAAAAGCAGATGCTATTATTTATCATCGCCGAAAAACACTGCCAGCCCATGCTAATGCTATGACTATTTTTGCCTTTAACGGCAATGATATTGTGTTAGAAAAAACCTATTATTCGATCGGCGGTGGCTTTATTGTTGAAGACTGTGAATTTGAACAAGAAAAAGATAAAGCATTATCTTTACATACCAATATCGAACGTCCGTATCGTTTCAGCAGTGCCAATGAACTTTTAGAACACTGTAAAAATAGTGGGTTAAGTATCAGCTCAATTATGATGGCCAATGAAAAATGCTTAAACAGTGAAGCATTTATCAAATCTGAACTGATAAAAATTTGGAAAGCAATGCACGCTTGTGTTGATCGTGGCATTAAAACCGAAGGAATATTACCTGGTGGTTTAAAAGTGACTCGCCGAGCACCAAGCTTATTTCGCTTATTATCAGTAGAAAAAAATGCCGACCCATTACAAGCTATGGACTGGGTTAACCTTTTCGCTTTAGCTGTAAATGAAGAAAATGCAGCTGGTTCACAAGTTGTAACCGCTCCAACTAATGGCGCTGCAGGTATCTTACCGGCCGTACTCTGTTACTATGATAAGTTTGTTAAACCAGTATCTGATGATGATTGTATCCGCTATTTACTTACCGCTGCAGCTATTGGTATTTTGTATAAAACCAACGCTTCTATATCTGGTGCAGAAGTAGGTTGTCAAGGTGAAGTAGGTGTAGCTTGTTCAATGGCGGCAGGTGCATTAACTGAAATATTAGGTGGTGATCCTAAACAAGTGGAAAATGCAGCTGAAATTGGCATGGAACATAATTTAGGATTAACCTGTGATCCAGTTGGCGGCCTAGTACAAGTACCTTGTATTGAACGTAACGCAATGGGTTCAGTTAAAGCGATTAATGCTTCTCGTTTAGCAATGCGTGGCACAGGTACCCAAAAAGTATCACTTGATAAGGTGATTAAAACCATGTGGGAAACCGGCAACGATATGAAGACCAAATATAAAGAAACGTCTCGCGGCGGTTTAGCGGTAAACATTATTGAATGTTAGATTAAGAAAAGTGAGACGAAGAGCTTTCAACGTCTTTTAAATAAAGAACCTGCGCAACCCATAAACGAAAAAAGCACCTAGCGGTGCTTTTTTTAATTCAAAACGTAACTTAAAAACTATCCACTAAATCGGTGTCACTTCACAGTTCTCGTTTCTCGTTTCTCGTTTCTCGTTTCTCGTTTCTCGTTTCTCGTTTCTCAAGCCTACCTAACCGGCAAGCTGATATCACCAATCAACTTTTCAATTTCGTCATTGTTTTTAAGCAACATAGCCTTGGTGACGATATCTCTATTTAAATGAGGCGCAAAACGTTCAATAAAATCAAACATATAACCACGTAAAAAAGTACCTCTACGGAAGCCTATTTTA
This genomic window contains:
- the pabB gene encoding aminodeoxychorismate synthase component I translates to MNDKTSSPPYFTCELTAAKNLTPEQLFSAWSNENWAFWLDSGNSDHVDCCYDIMVFDPVVTLKTSINSTRIHWLKINELEVSTDDPLLLVKQTLQKVFPSDIKEQENIPFCGGAVGYFSYDLGRRFEEIPATSSIDITMPEMAVGIYKSAIIYNRTTQQFCLVSFDDNLKYLTEQIENKLSKAMSKSAPFELATDWRSNMTKQQYSDKFFKVQDYLLSGDCYQINLAQRFSAMYQGDEFNAYKKLRHSNNAPFSAFLRIEDGVILSVSPERFLQLKHQKVQSKPIKGTRPRSTISEFDREHAIDLQNSAKDRAENLMIVDLLRNDLSKVCRAGTVTVPSLFAIESFPAVHHLVSTVEGMLAQGFDGTDLLRGAFPGGSITGAPKIRAMEIIEGLEPHRRSVYCGSVGYLSACGKMDTSITIRTLICENEKIHCWAGGGLVADSNVDSEYQETFDKVNKILPILK
- a CDS encoding CoA pyrophosphatase; this translates as MDKQQFLQRFSFHHLGDIESGYHHAGNLKHASVLIPLVQTEQGIEVILTKRAQHLKHHPGQISFPGGKVEATDIDLTDTALREAEEEIGLNRKDVAIVGQLKDYHTITGFKITPIIGFIPGDYPFNIDPNEVEEVFSVPFPHFINEKNHLTYQLKRQGIEHNIYFMPYLNYNIWGATAAILKDLVGHLK
- a CDS encoding L-serine ammonia-lyase codes for the protein MISVFDMFSIGIGPSSSHTVGPMRAANRFIDSLKQESVFNDVNRIKVELFGSLGQTGIGHGTGKAVILGLHGEAPESVAVEKIDSILENTVATEQIILNNETSISFPKADAIIYHRRKTLPAHANAMTIFAFNGNDIVLEKTYYSIGGGFIVEDCEFEQEKDKALSLHTNIERPYRFSSANELLEHCKNSGLSISSIMMANEKCLNSEAFIKSELIKIWKAMHACVDRGIKTEGILPGGLKVTRRAPSLFRLLSVEKNADPLQAMDWVNLFALAVNEENAAGSQVVTAPTNGAAGILPAVLCYYDKFVKPVSDDDCIRYLLTAAAIGILYKTNASISGAEVGCQGEVGVACSMAAGALTEILGGDPKQVENAAEIGMEHNLGLTCDPVGGLVQVPCIERNAMGSVKAINASRLAMRGTGTQKVSLDKVIKTMWETGNDMKTKYKETSRGGLAVNIIEC